Proteins from a single region of Phycisphaeraceae bacterium D3-23:
- a CDS encoding SBBP repeat-containing protein → MAVYCRVMMLPLFCIFGFLALSPLYAEDARPAEPEGTRTECEVLWREEVPRFLDKAPDGSLARMDEMRSADVAVARDGSVYLLCNIVSDSRLGPKIQTLLVKYDAEGEREWHRLLDENTSDIGHSIAVDPAGNVYFVGVSTRIDRGGTKRTWGIVASYNARGRERWTYIENGQSGTVPARYQSLVVHGDSVYAVGSANGRVGPGARFDDTPGDAMVTRLRLNGRKQWTRPYQGESANWRTHGVGIAAMPDGRVCITGVQEYVANAGDRNPAPSDSNCFVLCLDGEDGDPVWREVVEGGAVPAAHADQRLFSMGIDLATDSEGNLYLVGRNSMDRRAVPQDVRETLGTYVCKLTGRGEVLWSRHCPNASTSVWRGIRAARIRVDDAGRVWVAGTVAYGGTGNVGLLEYDSDGDLVNVLRYQSPGFDRDGCFGFAFDSGRYNLLVAGASEQLPGRGDLLGDDDGGRGRARPRGRPREQPVQREPRAPQYFVMRLPLLGEAAAGE, encoded by the coding sequence ATGGCCGTCTATTGTCGGGTGATGATGTTGCCGCTTTTTTGCATTTTTGGATTCCTCGCGCTTTCGCCGTTGTACGCAGAGGATGCCCGTCCTGCCGAGCCCGAGGGCACCCGCACCGAGTGCGAGGTGCTTTGGCGTGAGGAGGTGCCGCGCTTCCTGGACAAGGCACCCGACGGATCGCTGGCGAGGATGGATGAGATGCGGTCTGCCGATGTTGCGGTGGCGCGCGACGGCTCGGTGTATCTGCTCTGCAACATCGTTTCAGACAGTCGGCTCGGGCCGAAGATTCAAACGCTGCTGGTGAAGTACGACGCGGAGGGCGAGCGCGAATGGCATCGCCTTCTGGACGAGAACACGTCGGATATTGGCCACAGCATCGCGGTCGATCCGGCGGGCAATGTCTACTTCGTGGGGGTCTCGACCCGGATCGATCGGGGCGGAACCAAACGGACGTGGGGAATTGTCGCGTCTTACAACGCGCGTGGCCGTGAGCGGTGGACCTACATCGAGAATGGGCAGAGCGGGACGGTCCCGGCGCGGTACCAGAGTCTGGTGGTCCACGGCGATTCGGTCTACGCCGTGGGGTCGGCGAACGGCCGGGTGGGGCCTGGGGCCCGCTTCGACGACACGCCGGGCGATGCGATGGTCACGCGTCTGCGTTTGAACGGCCGGAAGCAGTGGACTCGGCCGTACCAGGGCGAGTCGGCCAACTGGCGGACACACGGTGTGGGTATCGCGGCGATGCCGGACGGCCGGGTCTGCATTACCGGCGTGCAGGAGTATGTCGCCAACGCAGGCGACCGGAACCCCGCGCCGAGCGATTCGAACTGCTTCGTGCTTTGCCTGGACGGGGAGGATGGCGACCCGGTCTGGCGCGAGGTGGTGGAGGGGGGCGCGGTGCCCGCTGCGCACGCGGACCAGCGGCTTTTCAGTATGGGGATCGACCTCGCCACCGACTCGGAAGGGAACCTGTATCTCGTGGGGCGCAACAGCATGGATCGCCGAGCCGTCCCGCAGGATGTACGAGAAACTTTGGGGACCTACGTGTGCAAGCTCACCGGTCGTGGTGAGGTGCTGTGGTCGCGGCATTGCCCCAATGCTTCGACTTCGGTATGGCGTGGTATACGCGCGGCTCGGATCAGGGTCGATGACGCGGGGCGCGTCTGGGTCGCGGGGACTGTCGCCTACGGCGGCACCGGCAACGTCGGCCTGTTGGAGTACGACTCGGACGGGGATCTGGTCAATGTCTTGCGGTATCAATCGCCGGGTTTTGACCGTGACGGGTGTTTCGGCTTCGCCTTCGATTCGGGCCGATACAACCTGCTGGTGGCGGGGGCGAGCGAGCAACTTCCGGGCCGCGGCGATTTACTGGGCGACGACGACGGCGGGCGGGGTCGCGCGCGCCCGCGCGGCCGGCCGCGGGAGCAGCCGGTGCAGCGCGAGCCCAGAGCGCCGCAGTATTTTGTCATGCGTCTCCCGCTGCTGGGCGAAGCTGCGGCGGGGGAGTAG
- a CDS encoding PEP-CTERM sorting domain-containing protein, giving the protein MRTNRRPQTPSTALLLAALAAVPAPLAAASDWLPTGGGLWDDPANWSAGVPDGAEDTAAFNAGFPAGSASINLDANTFTVNAISANNFGTLSFTNGTLAFSETGLGIAPAVMTGPDDGFVSLNTAILLNDTLRLDAATGTTIRLLGLTSGGGGITAAGDGVVVLNNDATAWTGGLTVEAGTVRVAHANALGTAGLATITGGLLQLEANTAESFIAFAGTVAINDFSTQQGDLTLFGASELHSSGGTLSGQLGLAAGNTSVVRVNAARTLNLSGGTSGPGSMRIDAAGTVRFSGQPVAHAGDLTLDAGNVRLETNATFGGDLHLNAGTFDILTTGSLVGIGGSTFVEDGGTLIVRRAAGPAGPDISVVTQSVQLNGGNLQMVGDFELAPYLQAGSTGGTFLLNTPFNYTANGTNVLDLNALPGGAGLTLGAASNSSYAAGLQLTPHTSDHTLRFGNGSATLRVRGVIADVGANPTHVDITGPAITQFDGANTYTGETVIHSGTLFATDPDALGTGSVTRVLGGQLRVNTSVNEVIELDGGDLRLLSNTPYAMPIDLYDGTIIADGRAALTGPITLHAGGSAHLDGSFVIDTAVTGDRGLTWQLGDGLSTVSGSLDFAGGLIVEAANAFQRLDFNTASTYTGVTELSTGRFNVNHAQGLGSDAAGTILHSGELTIHVDTHEDITLNDTGRFVIETGGSIGSITTTGGDFLYYNVFDAPTTLASGEVRWIAVNERVDSVISGPGDINYAHDATIYSANDYTGTTYIADNQEVSTQHAMALGSTDGITIVHGVLNIDVASMETIRAEAGTVSFRATDGPNLNAVTLAAGGVTATDGFGGNIFVEGSGGIGSGQYTGQISGNGELTLVSGNNMPPVTIASSNTFGGVVQSRGDVIFERPDNFNHADRVLHTRDDLTLLNGSDRTVLVSAANLRFENNVSLDGLWMVGGGFVGPGAVTVDRLVGGNLNDDNEPAGNVTVNDFILFNNGSRIESRLEGVGDMMVAGGFVSNFAPITALTGDLVLISGSYRGYHVGSFIGSGGTIRFTHGSTASLSAPTSTDENNRIARTIDATDTYFAEVSGRVTGLINLSDGFELVSGGLEAAGRINAHDLFLSGGALTGSNLNGLTGDLTVTTAFERADGPSGNPPSAILTLGDHATLQAIDTVTIEANTTLYLNNDFQPGPSAIASQDRLGDQVEIISNGGALRIYGHRTEAIAETVGTLVLNAGRTRIIPGSVGQDTTLAISGLQRLGRSSIGFHYEDFQPGEVRLLSPGTLPGEMLGAWATTSDGFATVDAQGLVSTLGTTSTDISTAGSTDHVLVDTMQTLSASITVQSVVIGSDGTEVELDLDGNTLTVQSGGFFLPENVFLHNGVITPGGDELIFAAPPGFFTGSDAVRLTLNAEITDNGAPVALVLNSVIGELGGDFNHTGGTWIHNSEIDINDVSAVPVGGDLHLSGTEYEFRLTAADGPVAYGTITIDGGSNFSGPNFDGSRIGVEFNQLSLGAGHLSANLSGDGLILKDSPGFFRINSDISSFTGDILVESGEIHVGQLNDAVDITITGGTFNNSRNVSATGNAIDLAGGTLSGAYLRDIHVMEDSFLLAVDIAGTVTGSRQLTIRHPLGQTQGPGTVVLEDADLSGFTGDWFLESGFASFRPEVGGLGTGDITLRPGTTLQFSGNTNTAPGNNSITLDGGGTLYATDEATHAGDIDASGIVWLGVRVQHGNFLNLTGQARLHDGLSILGRSDDDGDGNLDRMGTVQLSGEVLVGNDVRWNPGFTNIDITGTVRPDTADASIFFAGLINIPGSTATFDTVAGRTLTLLGDIGPGSLTLQDGGAVVGDGTLRADVVADSNATIAPGNSAGTLTIDGELTLLGGSTLRSEFFDSTAPAGTGFDQLIVTGTFTAGGTLDLAADAGFAPSVGDTFDLVTADNVVGTFDAVTGSAIDGLLGLTVRYGPTTIQAEAGLLGDLTGDGFVGVEDLDLLLANWGDAADAGDWRVGDADGSGAIGQGDLQIVLNHWSNGTPPDTNIPEPGSLALLALSSLALLRRRRN; this is encoded by the coding sequence ATGCGAACAAACCGACGGCCCCAAACACCCTCGACCGCCCTGCTGCTCGCGGCCCTCGCCGCGGTGCCCGCCCCGCTTGCTGCCGCCTCGGACTGGCTACCCACCGGCGGCGGGCTGTGGGACGACCCCGCCAACTGGAGCGCCGGCGTCCCCGACGGCGCGGAAGATACTGCGGCCTTCAACGCCGGGTTCCCCGCCGGGTCCGCCAGCATCAACCTCGACGCCAACACCTTCACCGTCAATGCGATCAGCGCCAACAACTTCGGCACGCTCAGCTTCACCAACGGCACGCTCGCGTTCAGCGAGACCGGCCTGGGCATCGCCCCCGCCGTCATGACCGGGCCCGACGACGGGTTCGTCTCGCTCAACACCGCAATCCTGCTCAACGACACGCTCCGGCTCGACGCGGCCACGGGCACCACGATCCGCCTGCTCGGGCTGACCTCGGGCGGCGGCGGTATCACGGCGGCGGGCGACGGCGTGGTCGTGCTCAACAACGACGCAACGGCCTGGACCGGCGGGCTCACCGTCGAGGCCGGCACCGTCCGTGTTGCGCACGCCAACGCGCTGGGCACCGCCGGGCTCGCCACAATCACCGGCGGGCTGCTCCAACTCGAAGCCAACACCGCCGAGTCGTTTATCGCCTTCGCCGGCACGGTCGCGATCAACGACTTCTCGACCCAGCAGGGCGACCTCACCCTCTTCGGCGCAAGCGAGCTGCACTCAAGCGGCGGCACATTGTCGGGCCAGCTCGGCCTGGCGGCGGGCAACACGTCCGTGGTCCGCGTCAACGCCGCCCGCACCCTCAATCTCTCGGGCGGGACCAGCGGCCCCGGATCGATGCGGATCGACGCCGCGGGCACCGTGCGGTTCTCCGGCCAACCCGTCGCGCATGCCGGCGACCTCACACTCGACGCGGGCAACGTCCGGCTCGAAACGAACGCGACCTTCGGCGGCGACCTCCACCTCAATGCCGGCACGTTCGACATCCTCACCACCGGCTCGCTCGTCGGCATCGGGGGCTCGACCTTCGTCGAAGACGGCGGCACACTCATCGTCCGCCGAGCCGCAGGCCCGGCAGGCCCCGACATCAGCGTCGTGACGCAGTCCGTCCAGCTCAACGGCGGGAACCTGCAGATGGTTGGCGATTTCGAACTCGCACCCTACCTGCAGGCCGGCTCTACCGGCGGGACCTTCCTGCTCAACACCCCCTTCAACTACACCGCCAACGGCACCAACGTGCTCGACCTCAACGCCCTGCCCGGCGGCGCGGGCCTCACCCTCGGCGCCGCGAGCAACTCAAGCTACGCCGCCGGGCTCCAACTCACCCCGCACACGTCAGACCATACCCTGCGCTTCGGCAACGGCAGCGCGACCCTCCGCGTCCGCGGCGTCATCGCCGACGTCGGCGCCAACCCCACCCACGTCGACATCACCGGCCCGGCCATCACACAGTTCGACGGCGCCAACACCTACACCGGCGAGACCGTCATCCACAGCGGCACCCTCTTCGCCACCGACCCCGACGCGCTGGGCACCGGCTCGGTCACGCGCGTCCTGGGCGGACAGCTCCGTGTCAACACCAGCGTCAACGAAGTGATCGAACTCGACGGCGGTGATCTGCGCCTGCTGAGCAACACGCCCTACGCGATGCCGATCGACCTCTACGACGGCACGATCATCGCCGACGGCCGCGCGGCCCTGACCGGGCCGATCACCCTGCACGCCGGCGGCTCGGCGCACCTCGACGGCTCGTTCGTGATCGATACCGCCGTCACCGGCGATCGCGGCCTGACCTGGCAGCTGGGCGACGGCCTCTCGACGGTCAGCGGGTCGCTTGACTTCGCGGGCGGGCTGATCGTGGAGGCGGCCAACGCATTCCAGCGCCTCGACTTCAACACCGCGAGCACCTACACCGGCGTCACCGAGCTCTCGACCGGCCGATTCAATGTCAACCACGCGCAGGGCCTGGGCTCAGACGCCGCCGGGACCATCCTGCACTCGGGCGAGCTGACGATCCACGTCGATACCCACGAAGACATCACCCTCAACGACACCGGCCGATTCGTCATCGAGACCGGCGGCTCGATCGGCTCGATCACCACCACCGGCGGCGACTTCCTGTACTACAACGTCTTCGACGCCCCCACCACGCTCGCCTCGGGCGAGGTCCGGTGGATCGCCGTCAACGAGCGGGTCGATAGCGTGATCTCCGGACCGGGCGACATCAACTACGCCCACGACGCGACGATCTACTCCGCCAACGACTACACCGGCACGACCTACATCGCGGATAACCAGGAGGTCAGCACACAGCACGCGATGGCTTTGGGCTCGACCGACGGCATCACCATTGTCCACGGTGTCCTCAACATCGACGTCGCGTCGATGGAAACGATCCGGGCCGAGGCCGGGACGGTCAGTTTCCGCGCTACCGATGGGCCCAACCTTAACGCGGTCACACTCGCGGCGGGTGGCGTGACCGCGACAGACGGCTTCGGAGGCAACATCTTCGTCGAGGGCAGCGGCGGGATCGGCAGCGGCCAATACACCGGACAGATTTCAGGCAACGGCGAACTCACCCTCGTCTCCGGCAACAACATGCCGCCGGTGACGATCGCGTCCAGCAACACCTTCGGCGGCGTCGTCCAGTCGCGCGGCGACGTCATCTTCGAACGCCCCGACAACTTCAATCACGCCGACCGGGTCCTGCACACCCGCGATGACCTCACACTCCTCAATGGCTCGGACCGCACGGTCCTGGTCAGTGCCGCCAACCTCCGCTTCGAAAACAACGTCTCCCTCGACGGGCTCTGGATGGTCGGGGGCGGATTCGTAGGCCCCGGCGCGGTCACGGTCGACCGCCTCGTCGGCGGCAACCTCAACGACGACAACGAGCCCGCCGGCAACGTGACGGTGAATGACTTTATCCTCTTCAACAACGGCTCACGGATCGAGTCGCGCCTCGAAGGCGTCGGCGACATGATGGTCGCCGGTGGATTCGTCTCAAACTTCGCACCCATCACCGCCCTCACCGGCGACCTCGTCCTCATCAGCGGCAGCTACCGCGGCTACCACGTCGGCTCGTTCATCGGCAGCGGCGGGACCATCCGCTTCACCCACGGCAGCACCGCCTCCCTCAGCGCCCCCACCAGCACCGACGAAAACAACCGCATCGCACGCACCATCGACGCCACCGACACCTACTTCGCCGAGGTCTCGGGACGCGTCACCGGCCTGATCAACCTCAGCGACGGCTTCGAGCTCGTCTCGGGCGGCCTCGAAGCCGCCGGCCGCATCAACGCCCACGACCTCTTCCTCTCCGGCGGCGCGCTGACCGGCTCGAACCTCAACGGGCTCACGGGCGACCTGACCGTAACCACCGCATTCGAGCGTGCCGACGGGCCGTCGGGCAATCCGCCGTCCGCGATCCTGACCCTCGGGGATCACGCCACATTGCAGGCCATCGACACAGTCACGATCGAAGCCAACACAACGCTCTATCTCAACAACGACTTCCAACCGGGCCCGTCCGCTATCGCCTCACAGGACCGACTAGGCGATCAGGTCGAAATCATCTCCAACGGCGGGGCCTTACGGATCTACGGACACCGTACCGAGGCGATCGCTGAGACTGTCGGTACGCTTGTTCTCAACGCCGGCAGGACGCGCATCATCCCAGGCAGTGTGGGGCAAGACACGACACTCGCAATCAGTGGGCTCCAACGGCTGGGCCGAAGTTCCATCGGGTTCCACTACGAGGACTTCCAGCCCGGTGAAGTGCGGCTTCTGAGTCCCGGCACCCTGCCAGGCGAAATGCTGGGCGCATGGGCAACGACTTCAGATGGTTTTGCAACCGTCGACGCCCAAGGCTTGGTCTCCACACTGGGTACAACATCGACCGACATTAGTACCGCAGGAAGCACGGACCACGTACTCGTCGACACAATGCAAACCCTGTCGGCCTCAATCACCGTGCAGTCGGTCGTCATCGGTTCCGACGGGACGGAGGTTGAACTTGATCTCGATGGAAACACGCTCACCGTTCAAAGCGGCGGCTTCTTTCTCCCAGAGAACGTCTTTCTCCATAACGGTGTCATTACACCGGGTGGTGACGAGCTGATTTTCGCCGCACCGCCGGGGTTTTTTACCGGTAGTGATGCGGTCCGGCTCACACTCAACGCAGAAATCACCGACAACGGCGCACCGGTCGCGCTCGTCCTCAACTCGGTCATCGGCGAACTCGGCGGCGACTTCAACCACACCGGCGGGACCTGGATCCACAACAGCGAGATCGACATCAACGACGTCTCGGCCGTGCCCGTCGGCGGCGACCTCCACCTCTCGGGCACCGAGTACGAGTTCCGCCTCACCGCCGCGGACGGCCCCGTGGCGTACGGCACGATCACGATCGACGGCGGGTCGAACTTCAGCGGGCCCAACTTCGATGGCAGCCGGATCGGGGTCGAGTTCAATCAGCTCAGCCTCGGCGCGGGCCACCTCAGCGCCAACCTGAGCGGCGACGGGCTCATCCTCAAAGACAGCCCCGGCTTCTTCAGGATCAACAGCGACATCTCCAGTTTCACCGGGGACATCCTTGTGGAATCCGGTGAAATCCATGTTGGTCAGTTGAACGACGCGGTGGATATCACCATCACCGGCGGCACATTCAATAACAGCCGCAACGTAAGCGCTACCGGCAACGCGATCGATCTCGCCGGCGGGACGCTCTCGGGTGCCTACCTGCGTGACATCCATGTTATGGAGGACTCGTTCCTCTTAGCCGTTGATATCGCTGGCACGGTCACCGGCAGCCGCCAACTCACCATCCGCCACCCGCTCGGCCAGACCCAGGGCCCCGGCACCGTCGTCCTCGAAGACGCCGACCTCTCCGGCTTCACCGGCGACTGGTTCCTGGAATCCGGCTTCGCCTCCTTCCGGCCCGAGGTCGGCGGGCTGGGCACCGGCGACATCACACTCCGTCCCGGAACAACACTCCAGTTTTCAGGCAACACCAACACCGCACCCGGCAACAACAGCATCACACTCGATGGCGGCGGCACGCTCTACGCTACCGATGAAGCCACCCACGCCGGAGACATCGATGCGTCCGGAATCGTCTGGCTCGGCGTGCGGGTACAGCACGGCAACTTCCTCAACCTCACGGGGCAGGCCCGACTCCACGACGGGCTCAGCATCCTCGGCCGCAGCGACGACGACGGCGACGGCAACCTCGACCGAATGGGCACCGTCCAACTCTCGGGCGAAGTCCTGGTCGGCAACGACGTCCGATGGAACCCCGGCTTCACGAACATCGACATCACCGGCACCGTCCGTCCCGACACCGCCGACGCCTCGATCTTCTTCGCCGGGCTCATCAACATCCCGGGCTCCACCGCGACGTTCGACACCGTCGCCGGCCGAACGCTCACCCTGCTCGGCGATATCGGGCCCGGCTCGCTCACCCTGCAAGACGGCGGGGCCGTCGTCGGCGACGGCACGCTCCGCGCCGATGTCGTCGCCGATAGCAACGCGACCATCGCGCCCGGCAACTCGGCGGGCACACTCACCATCGACGGCGAGCTCACCCTGCTCGGCGGCAGCACACTCCGCAGCGAGTTCTTCGACAGCACCGCCCCCGCAGGCACCGGCTTCGACCAGCTCATCGTCACCGGCACGTTCACCGCCGGCGGCACGCTCGACCTCGCCGCCGATGCGGGCTTCGCGCCCAGCGTCGGCGACACCTTCGACCTCGTCACCGCAGACAACGTCGTCGGCACGTTCGACGCCGTCACCGGCAGCGCGATCGACGGGCTGCTCGGGCTCACCGTCCGCTACGGTCCCACCACGATCCAGGCCGAAGCCGGCCTGCTCGGCGACCTCACGGGCGACGGCTTTGTCGGCGTCGAAGACCTCGACCTCCTCCTCGCCAACTGGGGCGACGCCGCAGACGCAGGCGACTGGCGCGTCGGCGACGCCGACGGCAGCGGCGCAATCGGGCAGGGCGACCTGCAGATCGTCCTCAACCACTGGTCCAACGGCACACCGCCCGACACCAACATCCCCGAGCCCGGGTCCCTCGCCCTGCTCGCCCTGAGCTCGCTCGCGCTCCTGCGACGACGACGCAACTAA